The window ATCCATTGCGGGATCTACTACACGGCCGACAGCCTCAAGGCCCGGCTCACGAAGGAAGGAAACGCGGCGCTCGTCGCCTTCTGCGCCGAGAAGAAGATCCCCGTTCGGCGCTGCGGAAAGCTGATCGTTGCGCGAAGCGAAGCCGAGCACCCGATGCTCGACGAGCTTCTCCGCCGCGGCGCCGCGAACGGCGTCGAAGTCCAGGATCTTTCCGAGGAGGAGGCGCGGAAGATCGAGCCGCGGGCAAGAACGGCGGGCCGGGCGCTCTTCGTTCGGTCCACGGCGTCGGTCGATCCGCGGCTCGTCGTGGCCGCGTTGGCGGAAGAATGCCGCGATCTCGGAATCGCGATCGCGACCCGGACCGCATATCGCGGCCTGGTGCCATCGTCGCGCAATTCCAATCCTCGATCGCGAAACCTCACCCCCTTCGCCCCCTCTCCAGGTGGAGAGGGGGGAACATTGAAGGTTCGCACCTCCGGCGGCGATTTCTCCGCGGGCTTCCTCGTCAACTGTGCCGGGCTCTACGCCGACAAGGTCGCCCGCGATTTCGGCTTCTCGCAGCGCTACCGGATCCTGCCCTTCAAGGGCCTCTACCTTGAATCGCCGGAACCGGCGGAATCCCTCCGCTGCCACGTCTATCCTGCGCCGTCGAAAACGAACCCGTTTCTCGGCGTCCACGCCACGGTCAAGCCGGACGGACACTGGAAGATCGGGCCGACGGCGATCCCCGCGCTCTGGCGGGAGAACTACCGGGGGCTCGAGCGCTTCGACGCGGGTGAGCTCGGCGAGATCGCGTTCCGCCAGCTGTCGCTTCTGTTCGGCTCGGGTTTCGACTTCCGGCGGCTCGCGTGGGAAGAGGTCCGGAAGCAGTCGCGGC of the Thermoanaerobaculia bacterium genome contains:
- a CDS encoding FAD-dependent oxidoreductase; the protein is MSTCDYLIIGGGVVGLSVARELKLRRPDARIMLIEKEDSLGAHASGRNSGVIHCGIYYTADSLKARLTKEGNAALVAFCAEKKIPVRRCGKLIVARSEAEHPMLDELLRRGAANGVEVQDLSEEEARKIEPRARTAGRALFVRSTASVDPRLVVAALAEECRDLGIAIATRTAYRGLVPSSRNSNPRSRNLTPFAPSPGGEGGTLKVRTSGGDFSAGFLVNCAGLYADKVARDFGFSQRYRILPFKGLYLESPEPAESLRCHVYPAPSKTNPFLGVHATVKPDGHWKIGPTAIPALWRENYRGLERFDAGELGEIAFRQLSLLFGSGFDFRRLAWEEVRKQSRRRLLALAGHLMEGVSTDQPWKWGTPGIRAQLVDVESKRLVDDFVLEGD